A section of the Castanea sativa cultivar Marrone di Chiusa Pesio chromosome 12, ASM4071231v1 genome encodes:
- the LOC142618526 gene encoding uncharacterized protein LOC142618526, translated as MMGKMRTSMASLMLAVIVAIVSLSLPSETNANYPYASPPPPPYHYTSPPPPPYHPAPHYPPHFPPHHPKHSPPPPVPVKPVHPPHHPHYPPHLPPHHPPPKKPYKYFSPPPPVKPHHPPHYPPHHPVHSPHYPPHHPPHIPPHHPPTPVYRYKSPPPPPAHPVLPPYNYKSPPPPPPVYKYKSPPPLPPHPHPHPVPHPTPPPHPIYKYKSPPPPPPVYKYKSPPPPPPHPHPHPHPVPHPTLPPYAYKSPPPPPPVYKYKSPPPPPPVYKYKSPPPPPPHYIYSSPPPPHY; from the coding sequence ATGATGGGGAAAATGAGGACCTCAATGGCCTCTCTCATGCTCGCTGTCATAGTAGCAATAGTCTCACTTAGCTTGCCATCAGAAACCAACGCAAACTACCCATATGcctctcctccaccacctccttacCACTAcacatcaccaccaccacctccttaCCACCCAGCACCACACTACCCACCACACTTTCCACCCCACCACCCAAAGCACTCTCCTCCTCCACCAGTACCAGTGAAGCCAGTGCACCCACCACACCACCCACACTATCCACCACACCTTCCACCCCATCACCCACCCCCCAAGAAGCCCTACAAGTACttctctcctccaccacctGTGAAACCACACCATCCTCCTCATTATCCACCACACCACCCAGTGCACTCACCACATTACCCACCACACCACCCCCCACATATCCCACCACATCACCCACCTACTCCAGTTTACAGGTACAagtctcctcctccaccaccagCACACCCAGTACTCCCACCATATAACTACAAGTCTCCTCCTCCACCTCCTCCTGTTTACAAGTACAAGTCTCCTCCACCACTCccaccacacccacacccacatcCAGTTCCCCACCCAACACCCCCACCACACCCAATTTACAAGTACAagtctcctcctccaccaccaccagttTACAAGTACAAGTCTCCTCCACCACCCccaccacacccacacccacacccacatcCAGTTCCCCACCCAACACTCCCACCATACGCGTATAAgtctcctccaccaccaccaccagtttACAAATACAAGTCTCCTCCTCCACCTCCTCCAGTCTACAAGTACAAGTccccacctccaccaccaccacactACATCTACTCATCACCACCTCCTCCTCACTACTAG
- the LOC142619971 gene encoding uncharacterized protein At1g03900, with the protein MSFQEGDTEVEVDDEEALEHTLLVVREVSVYKIPPRSTSGGYKCGEWLQSDKIWSGRLRVVSCKARCEIRLEDPGSGDLFAACFVLPGQPRESSVETVLDSSRYFVLKIEDGRGKHAFVGLGFAERNEAFDFNVALSDHEKHVRREQEKEVGETSDDTHIDIHPAVNHRLKEGETIRINVKPKPTSGTGMLSAAGLTGAVSGTAKPKALSLAPPPTGAGKIRSPLPPPPNDPAAARITSTSHQGVVIKGPKENARHSNDPLPDLSPLERNLPTATGSGSTKATASGWAAF; encoded by the exons aTGTCGTTCCAGGAAGGTGACACAGAAGTAGAGGTGGACGATGAAGAAGCCTTGGAACACACACTTCTCGTAGTGCGCGAAGTCTCCGTCTACAAAATCCCACCTCGTTCCACCTCGGGCGGGTACAAGTGCGGGGAGTGGCTCCAATCCGATAAGATCTGGTCGGGTCGGCTCCGGGTCGTGTCGTGTAAAGCCCGGTGCGAGATCCGACTCGAGGACCCGGGTTCCGGGGATCTATTCGCCGCGTGCTTTGTGCTGCCCGGTCAGCCTCGGGAGTCTTCGGTGGAGACTGTTCTTGATTCCTCGAGGTATTTCGTTTTGAAAATTGAGGATGGGCGTGGGAAGCACGCGTTTGTTGGGCTGGGATTCGCGGAGAGAAACGAGGCTTTCGATTTCAATGTGGCGCTTTCGGATCACGAGAAGCATGTGAGGAGGGAGCAGGAGAAGGAGGTTGGGGAGACTAGTGATGATACCCATATCGACATTCATCCTGCTGTTAATCATAGATTGAAG GAAGGTGAAACCATCCGGATCAATGTGAAACCCAAACCAACTAGTGGAACTGGTATGCTCTCAGCTGCTGGTCTGACAGGTGCAGTTTCTGGAACCGCAAAGCCTAAAGCCTTGAGCCTCGCTCCACCACCTACTGGAGCAGGAAAAATCAGGTCTCCTCTCCCTCCTCCTCCCAATGATCCTGCTGCTGCTCGGATAACCTCTACCAGTCACCAAGGTGTTGTTATCAAGGGGCCTAAGGAAAATGCGAGGCATTCAAATGATCCTTTACCAGACCTTTCTCCACTTGAG AGAAATCTCCCTACGGCAACTGGATCAGGATCGACAAAGGCCACTGCTTCAGGATGGGCCGCTTTTTGA
- the LOC142619741 gene encoding protein CHROMATIN REMODELING 8 — protein MEEDEDRILLNSLGIASANPEDIERDVLAEATRNDENNGEGGGGPEEETLEKPESIDPSSTSEAKLYHKLRAVEFEIDAVASTVEQARNVASDEDCAGDGNDSGGLGNKEDSGQVSPNGLDLQHALATDRLRSLKKTMAQLQNELSDLRKDNSSKGVEHNKVLRDMVKEEPRRKRKLKDVQKSGKIIEKKKKIVSFEEDTGFDAILDAASTGFVETERDELIRKGVLTPFHKLKGFERRLQQPGPSNRHNVPKKEDRSDDLVAASVARAVKSMSEAAHARPTTKLLDPEALPKLDAPTRPFQRLKTPLKYPRSPEREVKKNKHSQKIKKKKRPLPDRKWSKLISCEDRLEESEDARGEVVTSSCEDERPDNVQDIDDYETPYVTLEGGLKIPERIFHELFDYQKVGVQWLWELHCQRAGGIIGDEMGLGKTIQVLSFLGALHFSNMYKPSIIVCPVTLLRQWKREAQKWYPKFHVELLHDSAQDSVNRKKQAKSSDSDRESEGSFDSEHEGDISSRSNGKWDSLINRVLRSESGLLITTYEQLRIVGEKLLNIEWGYAVLDEGHRIRNPNAEITLVCKQLQTIHRIIMTGAPIQNKLSELWSLFDFVFPGKLGVLPIFEAEFAVPISVGGYANASPLQVSTAYRCAVVLRDLIMPYLLRRMKADVNAHLPKKTEHVLFCSLTADQRSAYRAFLASTEVEQILDGNRNSLSGIDVMRKICNHPDLLEREHSCHNPDYGNPERSGKMKVVDQVLKVWKEQGHRVLLFTQTQQMLDILENNLINGGYSYRRMDGLTPIKQRMALIDEFNNTDDVFIFILTTKVGGLGTNLTGADRVIIYDPDWNPSTDMQARERAWRIGQKRDVTVYRLITRGTIEEKVYHRQIYKHFLTNKILKNPQQRRFFKSRDMKDLFTLNDNGESGSTETSNIFSQVSENINVVGAQNDNQTNHIHPEVVVHHADGVAAENGNRSEIAPSRRKGKEKADHSSGDVDTCQKKSSGDVDEETHILRSLFDANGIHSAMNHDIIMDAHDEEKMRLEEHASQVAQRAAEALRQSRMLRSRDSISVPTWTGKSGTAGAPSSVRQKFGSTVNSRLTIVTKPSNELSSNVNGLAAGASTGKALSSAELLAKIRGNQERAVGAGLEHQSGLASSSSNQARSINVGTSRSSKKIAGVQPEVLIRQICTFMQQRDGNSTSASIVQHFKDRIPTEDLPLFKNLLKEIAILEKDEDGSHWVLKPEYQQQ, from the exons ATGGAGGAAGATGAGGATAGAATTTTGCTTAATAGTTTGGGTATCGCGTCCGCGAACCCTGAAGATATTGAGCGTGACGTATTAGCAGAG GCGACAAGGAATGATGAGAACAATGGTGAAGGTGGAGGGGGCCCTGAGGAGGAAACTCTTGAGAAGCCAGAGAGTATTGACCCATCATCCACCAGTGAAGCAAAGCTCTACCATAAATTGAGGGCTGTGGAATTTGAAATAGATGCCGTTGCATCCACTGTTGAGCAGGCGAGGAATGTTGCAAGTGATGAAGACTGTGCTGGTGATGGTAATGATAGTGGGGGGCTAGGTAATAAGGAGGATAGTGGTCAGGTTTCGCCAAATGGCTTAGACCTCCAGCATGCCTTGGCTACTGATAGGCTAAGAAGCCTAAAGAAAACCATGGCTCAACTTCAGAATGAACTTTCAGATTTGCGTAAGGATAACTCATCGAAAGGTGTTGAACATAATAAAGTGTTACGAGATATGGTCAAGGAAGAGCCGAGGCGGAAGAGGAAGCTGAAAGATGTCCAGAAATCaggaaaaattatagaaaagaaaaagaagattgtATCATTTGAGGAGGATACTGGTTTTGATGCAATTTTGGATGCAGCATCTACAGGCTTTGTTGAAACG GAAAGGGATGAATTGATTCGGAAAGGAGTTTTAACTCCTTTTCATAAGCTAAAGGGCTTTGAGCGTCGTCTTCAACAACCAGGACCGTCTAATAGGCACAATGTACCTAAGAAAGAAGACAGGAGTGATGATCTTGTTGCTGCCAGTGTAGCCAGGGCTGTAAAGTCAATGTCAGAGGCTGCTCATGCTCGCCCAACAACCAAGCTCCTTGATCCAGAAGCTTTGCCAAAGCTTGATGCACCCACACGTCCTTTTCAAAGGCTAAAAACACCTTTGAAATATCCTCGATCCCCAGAAAGAGAggtaaaaaagaataaacattcacaaaagataaagaaaaagaaacggccTCTGCCTGACAGGAAGTGGTCAAAGCTCATTTCTTGTGAGGATCGCTTGGAAGAAAGTG AAGATGCAAGGGGAGAAGTGGTAACCTCCAGTTGTGAAGATGAAAGGCCAGATAATGTTCAAGACATAGATGATTATGAAACTCCTTATGTAACACTTGAAGGTGGGCTAAAAATCCCAGAAAGAATCTTTCATGAACTTTTTGACTATCAAAAAGTGGGAGTACAGTGGTTATGGGAATTGCATTGCCAAAGAGCAGGTGGAATTATTGGAGATGAGATGGGCCTTGGTAAGACTATCCAGGTCTTATCTTTTCTTGGTGCACTGCATTTCAGTAATATGTACAAACCAAGCATCATTGTCTGCCCTGTTACACTTTTGCGACAGTGGAAAAGGGAAGCACAAAAATGGTACCCTAAGTTTCATGTGGAGTTGCTACATGATTCTGCTCAGGATTCTGTTAATAGGAAGAAACAAGCTAAATCATCTGATAGTGATCGTGAAAGTGAAGGTTCATTTGACAGTGAGCACGAGGGAGACATCTCAAGTAGAAGCAATGGAAAATGGGATTCCTTGATAAACCGTGTTTTGAGATCAGAATCTGGATTGCTCATTACGACTTATGAGCAACTGCGCATAGTAGGGGAAAAATTGCTTAATATTGAATGGGGTTATGCAGTTCTGGATGAAGGTCACCGAATTCGGAATCCAAATGCTGAAATCACTCTGGTTTGCAAGCAGCTACAGACAATTCATCGCATAATAATGACTGGTGCACCAATTCAGAACAAGCTGAGTGAACTGTGgtctttatttgattttgttttcccTGGGAAGCTGGGTGTCCTGCCCATATTTGAGGCAGAGTTTGCAGTTCCCATATCTGTCGGTGGTTATGCTAATGCTTCACCATTACAAGTATCTACAGCTTACAG ATGTGCTGTGGTCCTTCGTGACTTGATCATGCCTTATCTCCTCCGTCGTATGAAGGCTGACGTGAATGCCCACCTTCCAAAGAAGACTGAACATGTCCTCTTTTGCAGCCTCACTGCAGATCAACGGTCTGCATATAGAGCCTTTCTAGCAAGCACTGAGGTGGAACAGATTTTAGATGGGAATAGGAATTCTCTATCTGGAATTGATGTGATGCGTAAGATTTGCAACCATCCTGATCTTCTTGAAAGGGAACACTCCTGCCATAATCCAGACTATGGGAATCCTGAACGCAGTGGAAAAATGAAAGTTGTTGACCAAGTCCTTAAGGTCTGGAAGGAACAAGGACACCGTGTTCTTCTTTTTACACAAACTCAACAAATGCTTGATATTCTTGAAAATAATTTGATCAATGGTGGCTATAGCTACCGGAGAATGGACGGTCTTACCCCCATAAAACAGAGAATGGCCTTAATAGATGAATTTAATAACACAGATGATGTCTTTATCTTCATTTTAACAACCAAGGTTGGTGGTTTGGGAACAAATCTAACTGGTGCAGACCGGGTGATTATTTATGATCCTGACTGGAACCCTTCAACTGACATGCAG GCCAGGGAGCGTGCTTGGCGCATTGGTCAGAAACGGGATGTAACAGTATATAGATTGATCACACGTGGAACCATAGAGGAGAAGGTCTACCACCGGCAGATTTACAAACATTTTCTCACTAATAAGATTTTGAAGAACCCACAGCAGAGAAGGTTCTTTAAATCTCGAGATATGAAGGATCTCTTCACACTGAATGACAATGGAGAGAGTGGGTCAACTGAAACATCTAATATTTTCAGTCAGGTTTCTGAAAATATAAATGTTGTTGGGGCTCAGAACGATAATCAGACTAACCATATACATCCCGAAGTTGTTGTGCACCATGCTGATGGTGTTGCAGCTGAAAATGGTAACAGATCAGAGATTGCACCTTCCAGGaggaaagggaaagagaaagcTGATCATAGCAGTGGTGATGTAgatacttgtcaaaaaaaaagtagtggTGATGTAGATGAAGAAACACACATTTTAAGGAGTCTTTTTGATGCCAATGGTATACAT AGTGCCATGAACCATGACATAATCATGGATGCCCACGATGAGGAGAAGATGAGGCTTGAGGAGCATGCTTCCCAAGTTGCCCAAAGAGCAGCAGAAGCATTGCGTCAGTCACGGATGCTCCGAAGTCGTGACAGTATATCTGTCCCAACATGGACTGGGAAATCAGGAACTGCTGGTGCACCATCATCTGTGCGCCAGAAGTTCGGTTCAACTGTGAACTCTCGGTTGACAATTGTTACTAAACCGTCAAATGAATTGTCCAGCAATGTAAATGGGCTTGCAGCTGGGGCATCTACTGGGAAGGCACTATCTTCAGCTGAACTATTGGCTAAAATTCGAGGTAACCAAGAAAGAGCCGTTGGTGCTGGACTCGAGCATCAGTCTGGGTTGGCTTCAAGTTCAAGTAACCAGGCAAGATCTATCAATGTTGGGACTTCTAGGTCATCAAAGAAAATAGCTGGAGTGCAGCCTGAAGTATTGATACGTCAGATCTGTACATTTATGCAGCAAAGAGACGGAAATAGCACTTCAGCCAGCATAGTTCAGCACTTTAAAGACAGAATACCTACTGAAGATCTGCCCTTGTTCAAGAATCTTCTGAAGGAAATAGCAATACTAGAGAAGGACGAGGATGGATCACATTGGGTACTAAAGCCAGAGTATCAACAACAATAG